A stretch of Leucobacter aridicollis DNA encodes these proteins:
- the ftsY gene encoding signal recognition particle-docking protein FtsY: protein MAEKAWSFSRAFRNVFGGGSETITDDTWDDIETALITADFGPEIADSILEEVRESVERHRVSEVKELKRILREVLEERLAAFDPTLKLTDRPAVILVVGVNGVGKTTTIGKLSNYLTRFDKKIIVGAADTFRAAAVEQLATWAERAGVAIVKPQQQGQDPASVAFQTVQRAIDEDLDIAIIDTAGRLQTKGGLMDELGKIRRVIEKLAPVSEVLLVLDATTGQNGLAQAQAFIEHAGVTGLVLTKLDGSAKGGFVLAVQEHTKLPIKLVGQGEGIGDLTGFTPHVFAAQLVP from the coding sequence ATGGCAGAAAAGGCATGGTCGTTCTCGCGCGCGTTTCGGAATGTGTTCGGCGGCGGGTCGGAGACGATCACCGACGACACCTGGGATGACATCGAGACCGCGCTCATCACGGCGGACTTCGGGCCGGAGATCGCGGACTCGATCCTCGAGGAGGTGCGCGAGTCCGTCGAGCGGCACCGCGTGAGCGAGGTCAAGGAGCTCAAGCGGATCCTGCGCGAGGTGCTCGAGGAGCGCCTCGCCGCGTTCGATCCGACCCTGAAGCTCACCGACCGCCCGGCGGTGATCCTCGTCGTCGGTGTGAACGGGGTCGGCAAGACCACGACCATCGGCAAGCTCTCGAACTACCTCACGCGATTCGACAAGAAGATCATCGTCGGCGCGGCGGATACGTTCCGCGCGGCGGCCGTCGAGCAGCTCGCGACCTGGGCGGAGCGCGCCGGCGTCGCGATCGTGAAGCCGCAACAGCAGGGTCAGGATCCCGCGTCCGTCGCGTTCCAGACCGTGCAGCGGGCGATCGATGAGGATCTCGACATCGCGATCATCGACACCGCGGGCAGGCTGCAGACGAAGGGCGGGCTCATGGACGAGCTCGGCAAGATCCGGCGCGTGATCGAGAAGCTCGCGCCCGTGTCCGAGGTGCTGCTCGTGCTCGACGCGACGACGGGCCAGAACGGGCTCGCGCAGGCGCAGGCGTTCATCGAGCACGCCGGAGTCACCGGGCTCGTGCTGACGAAGCTCGACGGCTCCGCGAAGGGTGGCTTTGTGCTCGCCGTGCAGGAGCACACGAAGCTGCCGATCAAGCTCGTCGGCCAGGGCGAGGGCATCGGCGATTTGACTGGCTTCACGCCGCACGTGTTCGCGGCGCAGCTCGTTCCCTAG
- a CDS encoding class I adenylate-forming enzyme family protein, which translates to MPALGGAMARQPLTVELIARGALHHADRVAVTFGTESLTVKQVDAASWQLARAMLTTPGIAAGTPVGLLLDNGLASVPMDFACARAGINRVPLNSRLSVTEHAQMLDEVQVRHIVVGPGLEEHALQLTEHLPDLKLMSLGSSMPKAVPLGEAAAKESVAPFERSVDPDEVILTLFTSGTTGTLKAARHTQASYASVARNVMLNLLDPNPEDAMLHAASLIHASGVFVLPFWLRGARTVIHSGFDPEAFLNALMAERITAINLVPTMLAALLDHPNFQSTDVSSLRNVIYGASPMPPKLLERAMDAWGSHRFWQYYGQTEAPLCIAVLRPEDQRLALSGVAGVPCPDVELRILTADGDTAPNGVVGEIAVRTASAVDGYHDAPTLTASTFAADGWVRTRDIGVLDERGFLTLKDRTSDMIVTGGYNVYPLEVENALSAHPQVRECCVVGIPDDRWVEAVVAAVVLRGDGDTTEAELQEFVGTTLASYKKPKRIVFVSTIPKTAVGKLNRRVLREELGAVR; encoded by the coding sequence ATGCCAGCACTCGGAGGCGCAATGGCGCGCCAGCCACTGACCGTCGAACTCATCGCACGCGGCGCTCTGCACCATGCAGACAGAGTAGCGGTTACGTTCGGCACAGAATCACTCACAGTCAAACAAGTGGACGCCGCAAGTTGGCAGTTGGCACGCGCCATGCTCACGACACCAGGAATCGCCGCGGGAACGCCCGTTGGGCTCCTCCTCGACAACGGACTTGCTAGCGTCCCAATGGACTTTGCCTGCGCTCGGGCTGGCATCAACCGTGTACCGCTCAACTCTCGGCTTTCGGTCACAGAACACGCACAGATGCTCGACGAGGTGCAAGTACGTCACATTGTCGTCGGCCCCGGGCTAGAGGAACACGCGCTGCAACTTACCGAACACCTCCCCGACCTGAAATTGATGAGCCTAGGAAGCTCGATGCCGAAAGCTGTTCCACTCGGAGAAGCCGCCGCCAAAGAGTCGGTCGCTCCCTTTGAGCGTTCTGTGGATCCAGATGAAGTCATCCTCACTCTGTTTACCTCGGGCACTACCGGAACGTTGAAGGCAGCGCGCCATACGCAGGCCAGCTACGCATCTGTTGCTCGCAACGTCATGCTCAACCTCCTCGACCCGAACCCCGAGGACGCCATGCTGCACGCGGCATCGCTCATTCACGCGAGTGGTGTTTTTGTGCTTCCATTCTGGTTGCGGGGTGCGCGAACCGTGATCCATTCAGGCTTTGATCCGGAGGCTTTCCTCAACGCGCTGATGGCGGAGCGCATCACGGCGATAAATCTTGTTCCCACTATGCTCGCCGCGTTACTTGACCATCCTAATTTTCAGTCAACCGACGTGAGCTCGCTGCGCAACGTCATCTATGGCGCTTCTCCAATGCCCCCGAAGCTTCTTGAACGCGCCATGGATGCATGGGGCAGCCATCGATTCTGGCAGTACTACGGTCAAACTGAGGCCCCGCTCTGCATCGCCGTATTGCGACCGGAGGACCAGCGTCTCGCGCTATCAGGTGTGGCCGGAGTGCCTTGTCCCGACGTGGAACTGCGGATTCTCACGGCTGATGGTGACACTGCTCCGAATGGTGTGGTCGGGGAGATCGCTGTGCGCACTGCATCCGCGGTCGATGGCTATCACGATGCGCCCACGCTCACCGCTTCGACGTTTGCGGCCGACGGCTGGGTACGAACTCGCGACATCGGTGTCCTTGACGAGCGAGGTTTCTTGACGTTGAAAGACCGGACCTCGGACATGATCGTCACGGGCGGGTACAACGTGTATCCACTTGAGGTGGAGAACGCACTATCGGCGCACCCGCAGGTGCGAGAGTGTTGCGTGGTGGGAATTCCCGATGACCGGTGGGTCGAGGCCGTCGTTGCCGCAGTGGTTCTCCGAGGGGACGGCGACACCACAGAAGCAGAGTTGCAAGAATTTGTTGGCACCACCCTCGCGAGCTATAAGAAACCCAAGCGGATCGTATTTGTTTCGACGATACCCAAAACCGCAGTCGGCAAATTGAACAGACGCGTCTTGCGGGAAGAGTTGGGTGCCGTCCGCTAG
- a CDS encoding crotonase/enoyl-CoA hydratase family protein, whose translation MDFIRITNEGPVRILTFNRPDVRNAVHRPMASEITTAVNEFEADDSARVLILTGTDGTFCAGADLAAIENPTLRNEVTSAGDGPGPMGHTRLPIHKPAIAAIEGHAVAGGLELALLADLRIMAEDAILGVFCRRFGVPLIDGGTVRLPRIIGLGRALDLILTGRPVGAEEAHNIGLANRVTKRGESLRAALELAHTLAAFPQECMLTDRASTYDGLDQPLSTALRNEGRLGAGIASGEGVEGARRFLSGEGRHGVFPFADTVNQT comes from the coding sequence ATGGATTTCATTCGCATAACGAACGAAGGACCCGTCCGAATTCTCACGTTCAACCGCCCCGACGTGCGGAACGCAGTGCACCGGCCGATGGCTTCGGAGATCACGACGGCTGTTAACGAATTTGAGGCTGACGACTCCGCTCGGGTCCTGATCCTCACCGGCACCGACGGCACGTTCTGCGCGGGAGCCGACCTCGCCGCAATAGAGAACCCAACTCTCCGAAACGAGGTTACTTCCGCGGGCGACGGCCCCGGCCCCATGGGGCATACTCGCCTGCCTATACACAAACCAGCCATTGCCGCGATCGAAGGACACGCGGTAGCGGGTGGGCTTGAGCTCGCACTACTGGCCGACCTTCGCATCATGGCCGAAGATGCGATACTCGGGGTGTTTTGCCGGAGATTCGGCGTACCTTTGATCGATGGCGGCACGGTTCGCCTGCCGCGCATCATCGGTCTTGGCAGGGCGCTAGACCTTATTCTTACCGGCCGCCCAGTCGGCGCCGAAGAAGCACACAACATCGGACTTGCAAACCGTGTCACCAAACGAGGTGAGAGCCTCCGCGCGGCACTTGAGCTCGCGCATACTCTCGCGGCGTTTCCACAAGAATGCATGCTTACCGATCGAGCATCCACGTACGACGGGCTGGATCAACCTCTTTCGACAGCACTCCGGAACGAAGGCCGCCTGGGCGCAGGAATTGCGTCCGGTGAGGGCGTTGAAGGGGCTCGACGCTTCCTGTCGGGAGAAGGCCGCCACGGAGTATTCCCTTTTGCAGACACCGTCAACCAAACCTAG
- a CDS encoding ABC transporter ATP-binding protein, whose amino-acid sequence MTDTLATPEPPTASAHTGGVSVPSEELVLEATNLVAGYLPGINILNGCNISAHKGELVGIIGPNGSGKSTLLKSLFGLVDIRDGSVALNGEDVTKSKTTELVRKGVGFVPQTNNVFQTLSIEENLQMGLFLNPKRFASRVAEIWDLFPMLADRRKQLAGSLSGGERQSVAMARALMTEPSVLLLDEPSAGLSPVRQDETFIRTRQINQTGVTIVMVEQNARRCLQICDRAYVLDQGTNAHQGTGRELANDPKVIELYLGTLATDVDAKRAETGAIPVNGVDGDR is encoded by the coding sequence ATGACTGACACACTCGCTACACCCGAGCCGCCCACTGCAAGCGCACACACTGGCGGCGTGAGCGTTCCGTCGGAGGAGCTCGTCCTCGAGGCGACCAATCTCGTCGCGGGCTACCTCCCGGGCATCAACATCCTCAACGGCTGCAATATCTCCGCCCACAAGGGCGAACTCGTCGGGATCATTGGGCCCAACGGATCGGGCAAGTCAACGCTGTTGAAGTCGCTGTTCGGGCTCGTTGACATCCGTGACGGGTCCGTGGCACTGAACGGTGAGGACGTCACCAAGTCCAAGACAACGGAACTCGTGCGCAAGGGGGTCGGCTTCGTCCCGCAGACCAACAACGTGTTCCAGACGCTGTCGATCGAGGAAAACCTGCAGATGGGCCTCTTCCTGAACCCGAAGCGGTTCGCGAGTCGCGTGGCCGAGATCTGGGACCTGTTTCCGATGCTCGCCGACCGGCGCAAGCAGCTCGCCGGCTCACTATCTGGCGGCGAACGCCAGTCCGTCGCGATGGCGCGGGCCCTCATGACCGAGCCCAGCGTGCTGCTGCTGGATGAGCCGAGCGCTGGGCTCTCCCCCGTCCGACAGGATGAGACCTTCATTCGGACGCGGCAGATCAATCAGACCGGCGTGACGATCGTGATGGTCGAGCAGAATGCGCGCCGTTGCCTGCAGATTTGCGATCGCGCGTACGTGCTGGATCAGGGAACAAACGCGCACCAGGGCACGGGTCGCGAACTCGCGAATGATCCAAAGGTGATCGAGTTGTATCTCGGCACACTCGCCACCGACGTCGACGCGAAGCGCGCGGAGACGGGTGCGATTCCGGTCAACGGTGTGGACGGGGATCGATAG
- a CDS encoding ABC transporter ATP-binding protein produces the protein MTSYPYDRAELRASLAQIEQRPGAPKPDPILVADNVVRRFGGMTAVDVDHVEVQRGAITALIGPNGAGKTTFFNLLTGFDKPTPATGRDKASWSFNGKSFTTTSATKVARSGMIRTFQLTKALTRMTVLENMLIGAANQPGENLFVGLVKPLWAKRERENVERAEELLKRFKLDAKRNDMAGGLSGGQKKLLEMARALMSNPSMIMLDEPMAGVNPALTQSLLEHIEQLRDDGTTVLFVEHDMHMVRHISDWVVVMAQGRIIAEGLPEDVMTSPAVIDAYLGAHHDQDLGDVINTQMMRAIEDEIKEEAR, from the coding sequence ATGACTAGTTACCCATACGACCGCGCGGAACTCCGCGCGAGCCTGGCCCAGATCGAGCAGCGGCCCGGGGCGCCGAAGCCGGACCCGATCCTCGTCGCCGACAACGTCGTCCGCCGGTTCGGCGGAATGACGGCCGTCGACGTCGACCACGTCGAGGTGCAGCGTGGCGCGATCACCGCGCTCATCGGGCCCAACGGAGCGGGCAAGACCACCTTCTTCAACCTCCTCACCGGGTTCGACAAGCCGACACCGGCGACTGGCCGCGACAAGGCCAGCTGGTCGTTCAACGGCAAGTCGTTCACCACGACGAGCGCGACGAAGGTGGCGCGATCCGGGATGATCCGGACGTTCCAGCTCACCAAGGCGCTCACCAGGATGACTGTGCTCGAAAACATGCTCATCGGGGCGGCGAACCAGCCCGGCGAGAATCTGTTCGTCGGGCTCGTGAAGCCGCTCTGGGCGAAGCGCGAACGCGAGAACGTTGAGCGCGCAGAGGAGCTCCTCAAGCGGTTCAAGCTCGACGCAAAGCGCAACGATATGGCAGGCGGGCTCTCGGGCGGCCAGAAGAAGCTCCTGGAGATGGCGCGCGCGCTGATGTCGAATCCCTCGATGATCATGCTCGATGAGCCGATGGCTGGCGTGAATCCCGCGCTGACGCAGAGCCTGCTCGAGCACATTGAGCAGCTCCGCGACGACGGCACCACCGTCCTGTTCGTCGAGCACGACATGCACATGGTCCGGCACATTTCCGACTGGGTTGTGGTGATGGCCCAGGGCAGGATCATTGCTGAGGGACTGCCGGAAGACGTCATGACAAGCCCAGCCGTGATCGACGCGTACCTTGGCGCGCACCACGACCAGGATCTCGGCGACGTCATCAACACGCAAATGATGCGCGCCATCGAGGACGAGATCAAGGAGGAAGCGCGATGA
- the ffh gene encoding signal recognition particle protein: MATFGTLSSRLTDTFKNLRSKGKLSAADVDGTVREIRRALLEADVSLDVVKDFTGKVRERALGDEVNRALNPAQQVVQIVNEELVEVLGGDQRRLQFAKNPPTVIMLAGLQGAGKTTLAGKLAKWLKNQGHTPLLVACDLQRPNAVTQLGVVAEQAGVAIFAPEPGNGVGDPVKVAKNGVAEAKRAQHDFVIVDTAGRLGVDAELMKQARDIRKAIDPDEVLFVIDSLIGQDAVATAQAFQEGVDFTGVVLTKLDGDQRGGAALSIRGVTGRPILFASTGEGLDDFEPFHPDRMASRILDLGDILTLIEQAQTAFDEDEAKKVAEKIAKDAFTLDDFLGQMQQLRGAGSIKKMMGMLPGMGKMKDQLDNFDEREIVRTEAIIQSMTMEERQNPKILNGSRRLRIAKGSGMTVTDVNSLVQRFEQAAKMMKTVARGGMPQIPGMGPIPGMGGHGGKKKQQQKGKGAKRSGNPAKRALTPAEAPAPQGGSGFGLGKGGAASAPSPEEMEKLQQMLGGGLR; this comes from the coding sequence ATGGCTACTTTCGGCACCCTCTCCTCGCGGCTTACCGACACCTTCAAGAACCTCCGGTCGAAGGGCAAGCTCTCAGCGGCTGACGTTGACGGCACGGTCCGCGAGATCCGTCGCGCCCTGCTCGAGGCCGACGTCTCGCTCGACGTGGTGAAGGACTTCACCGGGAAGGTGCGCGAGCGCGCCCTCGGCGACGAGGTGAACCGCGCACTCAACCCGGCCCAGCAGGTCGTCCAGATCGTCAACGAGGAGCTCGTCGAGGTGCTCGGCGGCGACCAGCGTCGACTGCAGTTCGCGAAGAACCCGCCGACGGTGATCATGCTCGCTGGCCTCCAGGGCGCCGGCAAGACCACGCTCGCCGGCAAGCTCGCGAAGTGGCTGAAGAACCAGGGGCACACGCCGCTGCTCGTCGCGTGTGACCTGCAGCGCCCGAACGCCGTCACGCAGCTCGGTGTTGTCGCCGAGCAGGCCGGCGTCGCGATCTTCGCACCGGAGCCGGGTAACGGCGTCGGCGATCCAGTGAAGGTCGCGAAGAACGGCGTCGCCGAGGCGAAACGCGCGCAGCACGACTTCGTCATCGTCGATACCGCCGGCCGTCTCGGCGTCGACGCCGAGCTCATGAAGCAGGCGCGCGACATCCGCAAGGCGATCGATCCCGACGAGGTCCTGTTCGTCATTGACTCGCTCATCGGCCAGGACGCGGTCGCGACCGCGCAGGCCTTCCAGGAGGGCGTCGACTTCACTGGCGTCGTGCTTACGAAGCTCGACGGCGACCAGCGCGGCGGCGCCGCGCTCTCGATCCGCGGCGTGACGGGTCGCCCGATCCTGTTCGCGTCGACCGGCGAGGGCCTCGACGACTTCGAGCCCTTCCATCCCGACCGGATGGCGAGCCGCATCCTCGACCTCGGCGACATCCTCACCCTCATCGAGCAGGCGCAGACCGCGTTCGATGAGGACGAGGCGAAGAAGGTCGCCGAGAAGATCGCGAAGGACGCGTTCACCCTCGACGACTTCCTCGGCCAGATGCAGCAGCTGCGCGGCGCGGGCTCCATCAAGAAGATGATGGGCATGCTCCCGGGCATGGGCAAGATGAAGGACCAGCTCGACAACTTCGACGAGCGCGAGATCGTGCGCACCGAGGCGATCATCCAGTCGATGACGATGGAGGAGCGCCAGAACCCGAAGATTTTGAACGGCTCGCGCAGGCTGCGTATCGCCAAGGGCTCTGGCATGACTGTCACGGACGTGAACTCGCTCGTGCAGCGCTTCGAGCAGGCCGCGAAGATGATGAAGACCGTCGCCCGCGGCGGCATGCCGCAGATCCCCGGTATGGGGCCGATCCCTGGCATGGGCGGGCACGGCGGCAAGAAGAAGCAGCAGCAGAAGGGCAAGGGCGCGAAGCGCTCGGGCAACCCCGCGAAGCGTGCGCTCACGCCGGCCGAGGCTCCCGCACCGCAGGGCGGCTCAGGCTTCGGTCTCGGGAAGGGCGGCGCCGCGAGCGCGCCGAGCCCCGAGGAGATGGAGAAGCTGCAGCAGATGCTCGGCGGTGGGCTCCGCTAG
- a CDS encoding branched-chain amino acid ABC transporter permease, which produces MEFWTGLLQAMLQTALSPVTAAFVIAAIGLNIHFGFTGLMNIGQAGFMLVGGYGFVISVMNGVGLFPAILISMAASALFALLLGIPTVKLRGDYLAIVTIGAAEILRMTARLANISHITGGPSGIQSTRFREQFNALSPLPEGRTSFLGLNYFNTGVDDWWSRIVAWALVALFLLITWLLIRSPWGRVLKGIREDEDAVRSLGKSPFSYKLQALMIGGVMGGFGGIVMSLPATINPDGMSRATTFNLWMILLLGGAATILGPLLGAILFFVVRLVITSVASEFVPASVLNAQQAEILAWILIGFMLMLLVIFRPQGILGNKKELAFND; this is translated from the coding sequence ATGGAATTTTGGACCGGACTCCTGCAGGCAATGCTGCAGACTGCGCTCTCCCCCGTCACCGCGGCGTTCGTTATCGCCGCGATCGGGTTGAACATCCACTTCGGATTCACCGGGCTCATGAACATCGGGCAGGCGGGCTTCATGCTCGTCGGCGGATACGGCTTCGTGATCTCGGTCATGAACGGGGTGGGACTGTTCCCAGCGATCCTGATCTCGATGGCGGCTTCGGCGCTGTTCGCGTTACTGCTCGGCATCCCGACCGTGAAACTCCGCGGGGACTACCTCGCGATCGTGACGATTGGCGCGGCGGAGATCCTCCGCATGACCGCGCGGCTCGCGAACATCAGCCACATTACGGGCGGCCCGAGCGGCATCCAGAGCACGCGCTTCCGCGAGCAGTTCAACGCCCTCTCCCCACTGCCCGAGGGGCGCACCTCGTTCCTCGGCCTGAACTACTTCAACACTGGCGTCGACGACTGGTGGTCACGCATCGTCGCATGGGCGCTCGTCGCTCTCTTCCTGCTCATTACGTGGCTGCTCATCCGCAGCCCGTGGGGTCGTGTCTTGAAGGGCATCCGTGAGGATGAGGACGCGGTGCGCAGCCTCGGCAAGAGCCCGTTCTCATACAAGCTGCAGGCGCTGATGATCGGCGGCGTGATGGGCGGCTTCGGCGGCATCGTGATGTCGCTGCCCGCAACAATCAACCCCGACGGAATGTCGCGCGCGACCACGTTCAACCTGTGGATGATCCTGCTGCTCGGCGGCGCCGCGACGATCCTCGGTCCGCTCCTCGGCGCGATCCTCTTCTTCGTCGTGCGCCTCGTCATCACGAGCGTCGCCTCGGAATTCGTGCCGGCGAGCGTGCTCAACGCGCAGCAGGCCGAGATCCTGGCATGGATCCTCATCGGGTTCATGCTCATGCTGCTCGTGATATTCAGACCGCAAGGCATACTCGGAAACAAGAAGGAGTTGGCCTTCAATGACTAG
- a CDS encoding branched-chain amino acid ABC transporter permease, translating into MLWRAPAIALLALILGFVGLSLQALPAHAATCVPDATTGCVQGIVKTSAGDPASGVGLTLTGKGASEDTTTDENGRWSFPITQEGTYEVALDTATLPEGQFPRATDTRSVEVALFESASALFPLTDDPDAAATPTAPGSGETAGSGSGEATPGDDEATTTTKPSATNAFSWPRFWQQAASGLRMGLLLALGAVGLSLVFGTTGLSNFAHAEMLSMGGILAFLAMQLTGNIWLSGALVVVVMAAFGWVQDAVLWKPLRKRRLSLTQMMIVSIGFSIVLQNIFQFFFGANILRIDPSTPKTVTLAGITLTVQSYVAMGIALVAIIAVALVMKYTRFGRATRAVADNRPLAEASGIDVDRVIRSVWTVGVALAGLSGVLLGLVLNGIAWNTGWHYLLLLFAAVILGGIGTTFGAIVGALIIGLVIEMANIWLPGDLKHAAALLILIVVLLVRPQGLFGRKERIG; encoded by the coding sequence ATGCTTTGGCGTGCCCCAGCTATCGCTCTCCTCGCCCTCATCCTGGGCTTTGTCGGACTGTCGCTGCAGGCGCTACCCGCGCACGCGGCGACGTGTGTCCCCGACGCGACGACCGGCTGCGTGCAGGGAATCGTGAAGACGAGCGCCGGCGATCCGGCGAGCGGCGTCGGGCTCACGCTCACCGGCAAGGGAGCGAGCGAAGACACCACAACCGACGAGAACGGCCGCTGGTCGTTCCCCATCACACAGGAGGGCACCTACGAGGTCGCGCTCGACACGGCGACGCTCCCCGAGGGCCAATTCCCGCGGGCGACAGACACCCGCTCCGTCGAGGTCGCGCTCTTCGAATCGGCGAGCGCACTCTTCCCCCTCACCGACGATCCAGACGCGGCGGCGACGCCGACCGCGCCCGGCTCCGGCGAGACTGCCGGGTCAGGATCGGGTGAGGCGACGCCCGGCGACGACGAGGCGACCACCACGACGAAGCCGAGCGCGACGAACGCGTTCTCGTGGCCGCGCTTCTGGCAACAGGCCGCGTCCGGGCTCCGAATGGGCCTGCTGCTCGCGCTCGGCGCGGTCGGGCTCTCGCTCGTGTTCGGCACGACCGGGCTCTCGAACTTCGCGCACGCGGAGATGCTCTCGATGGGCGGCATCCTTGCCTTCCTCGCGATGCAGCTCACCGGCAACATCTGGCTCTCGGGCGCCCTCGTCGTGGTCGTGATGGCCGCGTTCGGCTGGGTGCAGGACGCGGTGCTCTGGAAACCGTTGCGAAAACGCAGACTCAGTCTGACCCAGATGATGATCGTCTCGATCGGCTTCTCGATCGTGCTGCAGAACATCTTCCAGTTCTTCTTCGGCGCGAACATCCTGCGGATCGACCCCTCAACGCCGAAAACCGTGACACTGGCCGGCATCACGCTCACCGTGCAGTCCTACGTCGCCATGGGAATCGCGCTCGTCGCGATCATCGCCGTCGCGCTCGTCATGAAGTACACGCGCTTCGGTCGCGCAACCCGCGCCGTGGCCGACAATCGGCCGCTCGCTGAGGCCTCTGGCATCGATGTGGATCGCGTGATCCGCTCCGTCTGGACCGTCGGAGTCGCCCTCGCAGGCCTCTCGGGCGTGCTACTCGGCCTCGTGCTCAACGGCATCGCGTGGAACACCGGATGGCACTACCTGCTGCTCCTGTTTGCCGCGGTCATCCTCGGCGGCATCGGCACGACCTTCGGTGCCATCGTCGGCGCACTCATCATCGGCCTCGTCATCGAGATGGCCAACATCTGGCTGCCCGGCGACCTCAAGCACGCCGCCGCGCTGCTCATCCTCATCGTGGTGCTGCTGGTGAGGCCGCAGGGCCTCTTCGGGCGCAAGGAACGGATCGGATAA
- a CDS encoding type IV toxin-antitoxin system AbiEi family antitoxin domain-containing protein, whose amino-acid sequence MTVSTPSLLLDLIGTHGGEVTVSGLCRAGEVFGVGQTTVRVTLTRLVEEGKIRRVRRGVYAPPEDPSELSKRVAAWRRHGQELVAWRRDWVVVHDGDVLRSDKAVWRTHQRALQLSGFRSLGKGLQIRPNNRPNGLDGATRQLIGLGLAPAASVFLAAPFAELLHARASQLWDPVGIADELDARRVDLSRSAAAVGMLTRDDAVRETLLLGRDTISLILQDPVLPEQLMPGRARVELIRAMSEYQFMAVPLWRSWLAEDS is encoded by the coding sequence ATGACAGTCTCCACGCCATCACTGCTACTCGACCTGATCGGAACACATGGAGGGGAAGTGACCGTGTCAGGACTGTGCCGGGCTGGGGAAGTGTTCGGTGTTGGTCAAACGACAGTCCGGGTGACGCTCACTCGGCTGGTCGAGGAAGGAAAGATTCGCCGAGTGCGGCGTGGCGTGTACGCACCGCCGGAGGATCCATCAGAGCTGTCCAAACGAGTTGCTGCATGGAGGCGGCATGGCCAAGAGCTAGTTGCGTGGCGGCGCGACTGGGTCGTCGTGCACGACGGGGACGTGTTGCGGTCTGACAAGGCAGTTTGGCGCACACACCAGAGGGCACTTCAGTTGTCTGGGTTTCGGTCTCTGGGAAAAGGGCTTCAGATACGCCCAAACAATCGTCCAAATGGTCTAGACGGGGCTACCAGGCAGCTCATTGGACTGGGGCTTGCGCCCGCTGCCTCGGTTTTCCTAGCTGCGCCGTTCGCTGAGTTATTGCACGCCAGGGCATCACAACTCTGGGATCCAGTAGGTATCGCCGACGAGTTGGACGCTCGTCGCGTCGATCTTTCCCGGAGTGCTGCGGCAGTTGGGATGCTGACGCGAGACGATGCGGTTCGGGAGACGTTATTGTTGGGCAGAGACACGATCTCGTTGATCCTGCAAGACCCAGTGCTGCCCGAGCAGTTGATGCCCGGCAGGGCGCGGGTAGAGCTCATCAGGGCGATGAGTGAATATCAGTTCATGGCCGTGCCGCTCTGGCGGTCATGGTTGGCGGAGGACTCCTAA
- a CDS encoding 3-hydroxyacyl-CoA dehydrogenase, translating into MQHLTVLGTGVLGSQIIFQSAYMGKDVVAYDINDEILAKLPERWEYLKDAYRRDLADATDEKLDAAVARIRATADLADAMKDADIVIEAVPERLDIKQQTWEAVAAVAPADTIFATNSSTLLPSDIAPFTGRPEKFLALHFANEVWKFNVGEVMGHEGTDPEVFEAVAAFAAEIGMVPVRIHKEQPGYVLNSLLVPFLDAAAQLFVKGIASPEDIDNTWRIATGAPSGPFQIFDVVGMMTPYYLNASSDDPIKREFAEIIKRDYIDKGYLGKGSGRGFYEYK; encoded by the coding sequence ATGCAACATCTCACCGTCCTCGGTACGGGCGTCCTCGGTTCGCAGATCATTTTCCAGTCTGCGTACATGGGCAAGGACGTCGTCGCGTACGACATCAACGATGAGATTCTGGCGAAGCTCCCGGAGCGGTGGGAGTACCTGAAGGACGCCTACCGCCGCGACCTCGCCGACGCGACCGACGAGAAACTCGACGCTGCGGTCGCCCGCATTCGCGCGACGGCCGACCTCGCCGACGCGATGAAGGACGCGGACATCGTGATCGAGGCCGTGCCCGAGCGCCTCGACATCAAGCAGCAGACGTGGGAGGCCGTCGCCGCCGTGGCGCCAGCGGACACGATCTTTGCGACGAACTCGTCGACGCTCCTTCCGAGCGACATCGCGCCGTTCACCGGCCGTCCCGAGAAGTTCCTCGCCCTGCACTTCGCGAACGAGGTGTGGAAGTTCAACGTCGGTGAGGTGATGGGCCACGAGGGCACCGATCCCGAGGTGTTCGAGGCTGTCGCGGCGTTCGCTGCCGAGATCGGCATGGTCCCCGTGCGGATCCACAAGGAGCAGCCGGGCTACGTGCTGAACTCGCTGCTCGTGCCGTTCCTCGACGCCGCAGCGCAGCTCTTCGTGAAGGGCATCGCGAGCCCCGAGGACATCGACAACACGTGGCGGATCGCGACCGGGGCACCCTCCGGGCCGTTCCAGATCTTCGACGTCGTCGGCATGATGACCCCGTACTACCTCAACGCCAGCAGCGACGACCCGATCAAGCGCGAATTCGCCGAGATCATCAAGCGCGACTACATCGACAAGGGCTACCTGGGTAAGGGCTCGGGGCGCGGCTTCTACGAATACAAGTAA